The DNA segment GTAACAGTAAGTGGGCTGAGAGCTTCACCCTTTTCTAGATTCACACTCTTAACCAGCTCTGTAAGTGAGAAACACAGTTTGGAACAATTCGttagggaatttatttatttattaatcaagtttcttacccacccttcatcataaGATCCCAGGTTGGACTACTACAAGATAACCATACaagtaaaaacaatgaaaaactctATACAATTATCTAAATATATGTCTATTAATTTCGTAAGAGATGCCCTTCAAACCCATAGTTGAAGGGCACTTTCACACCGGAAAGTTCATCATTTCATGACAGCAACTGTTTTGAAAGCAGAAGATATcagattcagttcctggcatctccaggtaagggctAAGAAAGactcaaatcctggagagttgctgctagtcagtgtaaagAACCCTGAACTAGACAGGCAAattgtctgacttgatataaagcagcATAAAATGATGTTTAACAGGTGTAGATCATCTATATCAGCTGAAACTATGGAGTTCTCATTTAACTATCACCTCGGACACATTTTTCCCCAAAGGAAGCCATTTTCCTATTCATCTGCAAGTCGTCCGTTGATGACATGCATGTAACTCCCCTCAACATTTAAGAGCTGCAATTTGCAGACGACTGGCATACTTTAATTTAAATGCATTTAGACTTATTTGATTAAAAGGCAATACAAAACCGGGACCATTTTTTCCATTGTATTTGTGACTGAGGTGATAGTTAAAATGGCAAGttgtaccacacacacacacacaataatttAAGGATGCAGAAGTTCAATAAAAGTGTTATTGATCAGTATGTTATGACTTCTTCCAGAGAAGGTGGTGAGAATGCTAATAAAGACTTCTACTTTCAGCTCTCTTAAAGATCTAGGCCCTCCCCAGGTCACACACCTCATTTACCTTGGTCCACACCCTCTTCAAATgctgttgcctggctggaatgtgtccttaaacacTGATAATGTCTATTACTTGCCTGgaaagagaggggtgtgtgtgtgtatatatagaaaaCTTTGACTTGTATAGAGCTGCAATGTAGTCTACCATACAAACATAAGAGTCAAGTTCTTCACTCTGCCCACATTTCcatctggcatgtggccctcagaaagttgccaaTTAGAAAATGCAACCCTAGGAGTAGAAGCCGTGTAGAATGAGCTTTTCTTGTGTGACGCTTTTGCCAGGCAAAATGGAAATACATATTTGTTTCaatattatttaacaaaatagtATAATACTTAAAGAGATTAGGGCTATCATACTCAACAGTTGCAATGTTATATTCTTTGGAAGTACTTCAGAACATATTTTGGGAAACACATCTGTGGCAAGAAAAGGAATCATAAATAAAAGTTACCCTGTTTTCTGTCTTCATTCACTTCTTTCTGAAGCTGGACTGGCCCCACAACCACATCCACTTTGCCCTGAAGCTCATCTGCATCCCTCTTCTTTCGGACTAAGCATCCCTGGTAGCATCGGGATGAGGTGTCATATGCCCTACACACTACTAACTTGCACTGCAAGTAAACTTCATTGTGTTGGTAAAGAAACTTAAAGGAGTTGAACATGAAACGAACTTGGTTGTTCATTGGTGACCACAGCTTTCTGTAGGTTGAGTCTCGTACACATCTGAAAATAAAAGAATCACAGTTCTCTGGTTTATCTAGATAATTACTTTAGAAGAGCATTTTAGTCATTATACTGATAGAAGTAATTGTTGGAGTTCTGAAGTATGTTGCCTCTGGTGATTAAGGACTATACTGGAGAAGAATGGGAACAAACACCAATAACTGGGAGGTTGGTGTCAGAGGATAAAATAGGAGAATAAGCGTTTGTAAAAATACTTTCATATAAAATCAGACCCCGGGGTCGCCCAATgaacctgaatgttggaaaattcaggacagacaaaggaaagtacttcttcacacaggaaacatggaattcactcccacaagatgtgatgatggccattaaacctggatggctttaaaatggggaactaCATGAATACATCACagtgaggatggctgtgttctacctccattattgaaggcagtatgcttctgaataccaattgctgggaatcacaagcagagagagtgctgttgcgctcaggtcctgcttgaccactgtgaaaacaggatgctggatgtttGGACCTTTCACCTGATCCAGAGGGGCTTATGTTTTAAAGGGGCAAAAGCAACTCCAGCACCCCTATTGGGGAGGACACGAGTAGCAGTAGTGACAGTATCTAGGGGACTATGGTGGGATTATGGTCCTTAgacaatacacatttttgtatgacatTCCAAAGGGATAGCTTATAAAATTTCACAGAATTAGAAACTTGGTCTCAATCAAAAAGACATCTGGCAGGGCCATCAACATGAGtgacccaacaacaacaacagatcacCCTGCTCAGCTGAGCTCACAGCACATCTTTGTCCTCTCCTGcttttataaaatgttttttctAAAGCACACTCACCCATTCTTGATTAAGTCATAGGTCAGGGTTGTGAAGTCATTCGCGTATGGAGATGCTACGCATGTATCTAGAAATAGTACTAAGTTTGGATCAGAACTGTGAAGAGTAGCTTGGAGATAGAGATCCTGACTGAGTGACACATAGTACGGAGAGCCATAAACTTGATAGTAGAAAGACGATGATTCATAGAATGAAAGTGTCACATTGTAATTGCCACGCTGTCTTTCAGTAATGTCAACGGAATTTTGGGCAACAAACATTGTCTCTACAATGGTATTCTCGTTCATTTCACATATAATGTGAAACTGAAAGTTTCTCTTTCTTGTAATGATATAACCAGAGGCTGATGTCTTGATTATGTTGGAATAGATTATAGTATTATTCTTTTGCTAAAAGACAGTGGGAAATGATATATGTCAATAATATACATAAATCAGGAACTGCCATATATAAAACCTCCTCTATAATCACTTTCAAATCTCCTGATACTCCAGATTTACAATTATGAAAAAGGCacctgattttttatttttattgaaaagGTATGAAAGATATAAGAAATATAAAAGAAGTTGTTGAGAATAGAAACACAGAATTATCCAGAAAGATTACTACatcatttttatttgtaaataCCTCACAGTCAACTCCCAAACCACCAACTAACAAAAATGAACATACCAAAGGAAAGGCTCTATTTGTGCTTTTGTATACctctgtttgggttttttttttactagttgtTTGCTTCTATTATAAAATTattaataacattttttaaaaaaatcacatgaaTATAGCAGTTAATGTTGAGATTACATCTGAACTTCATGACTTTTATCTAATTTGAAATGTTATGGATTTCTTTAACAATAATTGTGTTTATTATTTTGgtcggatttttaaaaaaacactatgaGTTTTGTCCTCCAGAAGAGAAGCAACTGGACACAGAAGAATGAAttatatacactttttaaaatccaaaacatTCAAATGGCCAGACAGTGTGGTCATGATGCTAGCTCCCAAATGACTAGCTTTATAAAACGGGGAGACATCTCCTTACCTCTTCTCCTTTCTGCAGCAAATTCTCCACTTCTGCTTTTCTAGTGATCAAGAGAAAATGTCGGCAATTCCCTACACCATGGTCTGCTTTAACTATGGTGAGAGGAATTACTGACATTTTCTTCTTAACCCAGGTTCTGAAACTAATCTTATATGGTAGTTTCAGATCCTAATTAAACATAACATTGAGTAGCATCAGCAGTGATCAAGGTCAAAGCTGGCATTTCTTATAAACATAGTTAAAGCAAGAGGAAGAAATTAGCTCCCTGGCAGAGTGGAGAAGAGGCAGCATGTATTTCCTAAGGGCCACTCTAACACCAGTGCTATATCTTTGCTAGTCCATAAGGCAGATAGATACTTTCCCCACCTTTAAAATGGCAAGGTAATGTTACAAAGATAAGAGACAGAATatatagttttaaaaacatattttcttaCCTGTCTTACTGTGCCACACCCACTCAATGGTATATTGAAGACCACATAGTCTTGGGTAATCTGAGGTGTACAGAAAGAGTCTGAAGAATTCAGGTACACATCCCATGCATTGTAGCCCAACAACTGGAGATAGGCTCTGCTGATGCGTGCAAGCATGTATTCTCCAGAACACGAGAGCACTAAATGATGGCACAAAGAAACAACATTAAACAGTGTAATGCAAATACATTTTAACTATTAGTATGGCCACCCTTGATTATCAATACATCAGGAAAGTGGAGGCCAGTTTGAGATCATGAGGAAGCTGTCATAGAATTGATTTACACATTGTCAGCAGATTGAGATATTTGGGAGGAACAGTCATTTTCAGTATTTCCTTTTAACATACAGACTTTGCAGCTCCTAAGGTGCTAAGGTACAGCCAGGCAATGCAAACTAGCTAAGTCAGTATGAATTCTTGGGGAGCACCCTCCCCCCGCATAACTTCTCAACTAATTTCAACAAAAGGAGCCAATCCATGGACACATAGATTCAATTCTTCTCGCTATGAACTAAATGCTTAAACTTTCTTCTGCAAGTTGTTTCCCTTCCTCTTGATGCTTTTGCCTCCGTGTGGTTCCACAGCCACCTTTGCAAGGTAAACCTGAGTCTTGAATACTCATGAGGGCAACAGTAACTGAGAGGAAGATTTCAGGAGAAAAACACTTGGGCTGGGAAAGTACTTCCTTCCCTTCCACCCCTTCTTCATTGCAAATCATATCCTCCTGAGGTGCTTGGCAAGGAAGAAGGGATGTCTGGGTCTTCTTTACAGGCAACTGCAGTGTAGTGCAATTTGTGAGAGAAGGTATTTGTGAAAACAAGTTAATTACATTTCTCCAAATGTTATACAATGTATTCAGACAAGTTAGTTAGCTTGTGTTTGACTCAGTACTTGGAAATGAACTAGTTCGACTCAACATTAATGTCACTGAATGGGTTCAGAAGTCTCTGAGCtccacctgaaagtagttcccataatttcCAGGAGACATGAATGTGAGCTAAGTTCATTTTGGGGTAGAGCTTGGAACAGTTTCTAGTTCATGTTCATTCTCACTTGCATATTTTATGGAGTATACTGAACTTACTTGTGGAAGGAACTGATGCTGTACTTGCAGAAAGAGCTGTGAAAATGAAAACATGATAAAAGTGAGATCCATTTGTGTCAAATTAGCACTTTAACTCTACCAATAAGGAAGGGTAGGCATGACAACAAGTTCTGTGCCCTCACCTGCTACACAAAGACCATTATACAAATAAACCCACACGCACACTGTATTGTTTGTACTCTGGTTTGCTTCAGAATTTAAAGTATATACAAGACACTCTCTTCATAGTTCATCTACTGTATAAtctaatgccactctctggtgatTCAGATCTATTGCTTCTTGCCCACAGTAACAGAGATCAACTGGTTTCACACATATTTGTGGTGAAAGAACAGCCTCCCTGGATTTGGCTCTGCAAGCTAGGAGATCATCTCTTAATCACCAGACCGTGAAAAGAAGCATCTAGATTCTTCGAGTGCCAGGTTTAACCCTTTGCTTCATAGAAATGACATAAAAGGAAAGGAATAATATCTTACTAGGTATTGGTCCACTAGAAGATGATTGAGTAGAAGCTGTTTCTATTAAGGTAAACAAGATTATAAATAGCatataaataatacaaatattgCACTGATGATACTAAGATTGCAGCAGCTATCTATCCAGTAAGTTAGCattatattgatatttttatgtaGAGAGATAGAGATTTCTTCATTGACAAAAGTCACCAACGTGTGTGAGTGTGTTgagagaaagacacacacacacacacacacacagagagagagagagagagagagagagagagagagagagagagagatttctgtaCTGTCTTTTGGCCTTAGGAAGCCAAGGTACTTTACAACAAAAAAAtctcaatacaattaaaaaaagcaCAGCATTCAAagcaaaaatgcaaataaaacagGATGCATAACATATGCTAAAAGCCTGGTGGGCTAAAAATGTCTTAACCACCAATCTAAAGATTAAACAAACAAGGGACCAGCAGTGGAAAATGGTGCTTTCAAATCTTACTTTGGTCCCACACTGGAAAGGTGTTAGATTAGCTATCTAACAGCTAATAGATATCATTCATGTAAATGGGGAGTTAAGCAAGGTCAAGATTATATTCATATGTAGATAGGCCACAGAAATGGTGCCATAATCATACCAGTCTCTAGGTCTATATATCAGTATGATCCTAGACcaaggatgggaacctgtggctctccaaatgttgctagatTGCAAAtcacaccatccctgaccattggctatgctggctggggccgatggaagctggagttcaaGGACATCTTGAGAGtcccaggttccccaccctgccctAGACAGATGCTGGTTTTCAGGTTACATTGTACCCTCAAACTACAACATTAACATAATACAGTATAGACTAAAATGAACTAGAGCTAGTTAAATAGGGAACTCATACCTAGTGGAACAGAATAATAAAAAGCATTAAACCCATTTCCTGAATAATCAGAATCTCTGTGCAGCAGAATAGTCATTGTGTTGGAAGTTGATACATAGGGATAGCTGAGATAGGCATCAGAGCAAGTTCTTCCAAGCATAGCTGAGGAATATAAGCCTCCATCATAGATCGCAATATAGTCACCACTGCAGTCCAACCTGTGTAAAAGTAAGTTAGCAAATTAGTCTGTGAGAATACAATCATGCTATCATTTTATACATCACATTTTCACATTAAGCAAAACAAATTACTTAGGGTACATTTAGATGGGAATTTAATTTGAAAATTGGACACTATCACAAATGGGTCACTGGCAACAATTAtttttacttatcagattttcCCTGGAAGGGTCCATCGAGATTAAATGGAGGAAgtatacaggctggcattttgacaaTGTATGAATGCTACAAAAACATGCATGCTCAGATGCCACAATAAACAactatctggaagcacccttagatTCTGTCTTCAGTGTCATGTGTGGCAATAAATGGTAAATGCGTGGATTCAGTAGGCTGAATTCTCAGTCTATTGAAGTCATAGTGTGGTTGGTTTACCCAGTATAAAACCCAACATCTATCATACCACTTCTAACTTAATAGCTCAGTGATGGTTCAGCACATGCCAGTTGAGTTATAAGCCAGGTGGCTGATGAGGCTATCAGACAAGCACTTTCCCATAGGCCAAATATATTCCAGATCAGTTCAACCTAAAAATGTGGCATGCCAATTTCAGGGTGCCTTGACATATCAGACCACTGGCCATTAAGCCTTGTACTGTGCActccaactggcagtggctctccactgTCTCAGGTAGaagcctttcccagctctgcttcCTGGAAATGCCCAGAACTAAAACCTGAATTATATGCATTAAGATTAAGCGCTTTGCAATTGAATTACAAGTCCTCTGTATTGGTAAACACAATTGGCCCTAAAGATAGCTTCACAAAAGAGTTGTTTTTTCTTCTCATCATTATTGACTCAGTGAAGAATCTGTTCTTCACGATTATTGAGAAAGCATTTTACAAGTAGATCCTTTGATTTTTTGGAAAGGGCCAGTgttttcattaaaataaaaaaaaagttaagcttGTAATAAAATTGTTTGTCACTTTTTTCTTTGGAAAGATTTTAAACTATGTGGTATTTCATTTGCTAAAGTGGGCAGAATTGCATGATCAGTTAGTATGATTTGTAATTTTTAATCTGATAGAAGCTATCACATGTTATATATGTTATGTAGAATTAGGGTTCCTCTATAGTGCGGATTCAAATGAACGTGAGTAGAAATTGTAGGTAGACCTTCCCTGTGCAACACAGAGAAGTTTGGGGCTGAGAGGGGAGGAGCAgcgcagagcctggaaaagttacttttttgaactacaactcccatcagccccagccagcatggccactggattgggctgatgggagttgtagttcaaaaaagtaacttttccaagctcagcgtACATGATGATGTTGGGGGCAGGGATTGCATGCCCATCCCTGCCTCCCTTCACATTTTGATGCATATTCAGGCAAATAACTCAACACATCTACCATCTCAAGGACAGAGAAGGATAGTGATTCAGACCGTATTAAAGGTATCAAGTTATAGCAAAATTATAAATGAACATATTGAATGTGTGGGGTGTgtgaaaaacagagaaattgTCAATTCCTTACACTTACCTAATATATGAAAACTGGAGAACTATTTGTCTATCCGGACTCACTTCAATTTCCCAGATGCACTGCATAGTGACATTGTTTCCAGGATAATATGGTCCAGGGATGGATCCATGTGCAGATGAGAAGTTGCCACCACATACTAAAAACCACAACACAACATTTTGTGCATGTAACCCAAAATGGAGCTTGTACAGATAAGTTTTATTTGAAATCCAACTTGATCTAAACTcttctttcttccctccctccattCCAGCTTGATCCCATTAATTCTCTCCTTCTGTTATTAATGAATAATTTGTCCCTGTCATTATTTCAGATTCAAGCTGAAGACTTCCAATAACCTTGCTCCTATTACTTTACTAACACATCTTTATTTTGTATGTTTCTCAGTTCTCTATACTAGCATCAGGCTCCCTTGGCACATGATAATCCAAAGCCGCCTAGATCACAAGGGATTTACCCTTCCAATTGTCTCCTCCATCCAAGGACTATCATCTAGACCACATAAAAAAGGCACCTAATAATATCATTACCTGCTGATGGGGCAAGTGTTGTGTATCCTGTTCCTGTAAGCAAAGGATAATTAATGATATTTTATACAGTCATCAGTTTTCTAGCACTAATGAATTACAATTAGATGTTTGGATCCTACCAACTTGATCTCTTCTCAAAGAAATTATTACAGCTAGATATACTTAACCATTGGAAAAATAGATCAAAATATTTGCTACTTGTGTACTTGTTCCATTTACATTCTAAGATGAAACTAAAGACTGGGGAGAACAAAACCTAAAACCATACAAAGAAAATATCTACTCAAGAGCcattgttctccccctccccaattaatcctgtcaacaaccctatgaggttggTTAGACTGACAGACTGGCCTAACTGGTCCAaagtcacacagtgagtttcatggttgagtggggatgtgaacccaggtctctccagtgctagtctaacactctaacccagagcttggaaaagttacttttttgaactacaactcccatcagccccagccagcatggccactggattgggctgatgggagttgtagttcaaaaaagtaacttttccaagctctgctctaaccactataccatgctGGCTTTCAACCCTGCCTCCCCCTTCAGTCTGTAACTCGGGTAAGAATCAGGCTCTCTTCTCTGATTTTCTCTCAATATGGACAAAGTACAGCACagagtggcgcagagtggtaaacggcggtaacgcagccgaagctctgctcatggccggagttcgattccaacggaaggaggaagtcgaatctccggtaaaaggggttgaggtccactcagccttccatccatccgtggtcggtaaaatgagtacccggcatatgctggggggtaaagaaaggccggggaaggaactggcaatcccaccccatatatatggtctgcctagtaaacgtcgcaagacgtcaccctgagagtcggaaacgacttgcactacaagtacggggacacctttacatttACCTTTACAGCACAAAAGTCAGAGAATGGCCTTACCTTTTGCTGTTGTTCCACGCTTGAAAGAGGGTTGAGCATCTCATCTCTGACTTCACACTGTACTTCAAAGACACTCAGAATGCCATCAAAGTATAGCATGAAGTCAAAGAGCAAACCCACCTCTCGCCTGAACCCGGAACTCATACAGGAGATACACTGTGTTCTCTGACTTTGTGCCACACAACAAACTCACTTTGCATCTCCAAAACACAGCGCGCAGTCAGATATCGACCCTGCTTCTTGCCCAAGTTCCAGGCTCCCGGGGAGAGAAGCAGAGCCTTGCCTGTGGCTTCATGTTGTGCAACAGAGGTGTCATGTGCCTCTGAAGTACAGGACAATGGAAGAGATGGTATTCAGAGATGATGGAAAGTAAAAGGTGGAGGTGTGTTCACCATGCTCACTAGAGGAGAGGGCTCATTCCAGTTGCTTTTCACAGTTTCCAATCACTCAGTTTGTCCTTTATAcagcaaccagttaaaacattttcctttgattgtctaacaggaaggaaaatctaaagattAAGAACCACACAAGAGGGAGGGACTCTCAATGAGAAATTAACAGAACACCGTAAATATACAGCAGATGTTCCTTACCATTACGTAGCATTTGTGTCATGGTTGTTTCTTCTTGTGTGGCAGAGAATTTGGTTTTAATgctaagggcacaatcctatgggtatttacgctgggctgaggggagttaggaCATGGCAGCGCcacagtttggcttactgtgatgtgTGAATCAGGCCATTGTGGTTTAATGTGTAGCAGAAGATATTGCTTACCTGGCAAAATGATTTCTGTGCCTGCTGAGGTTCCTTCTgacaaaaagcaggaaaaaagaaagTATAAGGCCTTATTCCCACTATGCATTTCAGGTGCTATTATACAACTTTGACAGTCACAACTTCccacaaagaatgctgggaactggcgTAAGTCCTCTCAGCCAGACTCAGCCAGCCAAGCCCCACTctgcccagctcagccaggactcAGTCGAGACCAGTGTAAGTTAGGCTGGCGTAAGTATCAAAAAAAGGGGTATCTGGGAATGTGGCGGGGCATGATGAAAAGCAGGGGGACTTACACCATATCCTACATCCATTCACCTCGGTCATGTGACCTCCAGTCCTGGTGCAACTTAAGCCAGGAAAAAGGGTGGTCCCAGAAAAACACGCTATAGCTCTGTttgcagaaaagaagcaaagtgtgCATAGGTGTCATGGTTGTTTCTtgcaaaagaaaggaagaaaaagaattaAGAGCAATTTTTTTGTGCGGCAGTGATTTTGTTTTAATACTAAGAGCACAATCCTCTGGGTATTTTCGCCAGGCACAGGGGAGTTAGGACATGGCTACACTGGCGTAAGTCCCCTCAGCCAGCCAAGCCCCACTctgcccagctcagccaggactcAGTCGAGACCAGTGTAAGTTAGGCTGGTGTAAGTACCAAAAAAAGGAGTATCTGGGAATGTGGCggggcatgatgatgatgatattttatttattagtcgcccatctggctggttgtccagccactctgggcgacgtacaaagtaaaatacattaaacattaaaatgttaaaatataaaaaccCAACAGTAGAAAACTTAACCCAACCCAAAGGCTTGTCTGAAAAACCAGGTCTTTAAagtccggtggaagctcatcatcgaaggggcatggcggagatcatttgggaaagaattccacagggtgggggccactattgagaaggccctccctctggtcctcaccagtctggctgttttaaccggtgggatcgagagaaggtcttctgaggctgatcttgttgagcggcatccctgccgatgctggaggtgctc comes from the Rhineura floridana isolate rRhiFlo1 chromosome 7, rRhiFlo1.hap2, whole genome shotgun sequence genome and includes:
- the LOC133389003 gene encoding deleted in malignant brain tumors 1 protein-like, giving the protein MLSCSGEYMLARISRAYLQLLGYNAWDVYLNSSDSFCTPQITQDYVVFNIPLSGCGTVRQQKNNTIIYSNIIKTSASGYIITRKRNFQFHIICEMNENTIVETMFVAQNSVDITERQRGNYNVTLSFYESSSFYYQVYGSPYYVSLSQDLYLQATLHSSDPNLVLFLDTCVASPYANDFTTLTYDLIKNGCVRDSTYRKLWSPMNNQVRFMFNSFKFLYQHNEVYLQCKLVVCRAYDTSSRCYQGCLVRKKRDADELQGKVDVVVGPVQLQKEVNEDRKQELVKSVNLEKGEALSPLTVTTVLLAAMVFVLSGVLLNSKLRRRNDHQV